In Fusarium oxysporum f. sp. lycopersici 4287 chromosome 2, whole genome shotgun sequence, a genomic segment contains:
- a CDS encoding DNA excision repair protein ERCC-1: MDDDYGADDELLAAMAAADPTPAARSVQQPTPTRIQQPTPQRLDKAPPAASSAGKVVQPTPQALPQKQSGSTILVSPRQRGNPVLTSIRSMPWEYSDIPADYVLGLGTCALFLSLKYHRLHPEYIYTRIRNLQGKYNLRILLTMVDIPNHEASLKELSKTSLVNNVTLILCWSAAEAARYIELYKSYENATFGAIRGQQPSSYGEKLVEFVTVPRSLNKSDAVAVVSNFGSLKNAINADAEQLGMLNGWGGVKVKRWQSAVEEPFRVKKAAKRGAKASERSARLDQALPLSRVPLRDMPSAASSSRQSPAKDTPSAEKTNEPASKQFQFMDNTDDEDDEEAMLAAAIEASKKTAQTEEATRASQTDKDEQLSGGIAAALARLREND; the protein is encoded by the exons ATGGACGACGACTACGGTGCAGACGACGAGCTCCTGGCCGCTATGGCCGCAGCTGATCCCACGCCTGCCGCACGATCAGTTCAACAACCCACGCCTACAAGAATCCAACAACCTACACCCCAACGTCTAGATAAAGCACCGCCAGCTGCCTCCAGCGCGGGAAAGGTTGTTCAACCAACACCACAGGCTCTACCTCAGAAGCAGTCTGGTTCAACTATCCTGGTATCTCCGCGCCAGCGAGGAAATCCTGTTCTTACGAGCATTCGATCAATGCCATGGGAGTATAGCGATATTCCAGCTGACTATGTTCTGGGATTGGGTACTTGCGCTCTGTTCCTGAG TCTCAAGTACCATCGTCTGCATCCCGAATACATCTATACACGAATCCGTAACCTTCAAGGCAAATACAACCTGCGCATCCTCCTCACCATGGTCGACATTCCCAACCACGAAGCCTCCTTGAAAGAACTATCAAAGACATCACTCGTCAACAATGTCACCCTTATCCTCTGCTGGTCCGCCGCTGAAGCCGCACGCTATATCGAGTTATACAAGAGCTACGAGAATGCTACATTTGGTGCGATCCGTGGCCAACAACCGTCCAGCTATGGTGAGAAGCTGGTAGAGTTCGTCACAGTGCCGAGAAGTCTGAACAAATCAGATGCGGTCGCTGTAGTGAGCAATTTCGGCAGTTTAAAAAATGCAATCAATGCTGATGCAGAACAACTCGGTATGCTAAATGGATGGGGAGGTGTTAAAGTCAAGAGGTGGCAGTCTGCAGTCGAAGAGCCATTCAGAGTGAAAAAGGCTGCCAAGAGAGGCGCAAAGGCCTCGGAACGATCAGCAAGACTTGACCAGGCTTTACCTCTTTCGCGGGTCCCTCTACGAGATATGCCATCTGCTGCATCATCTTCGCGACAATCTCCCGCCAAAGACACACCTTCTGCAGAAAAGACAAATGAGCCCGCATCCAAGCAATTCCAGTTTATGGACAacactgatgatgaagacgatgaagaggccaTGCTTGCAGCTGCTATCGAGGCATCGAAGAAGACTGCCCAGACAGAAGAGGCCACCCGTGCGAGCCAGACAGATAAGGACGAGCAGCTCAGTGGAGGTATTGCTGCTGCATTGGCAAGACTGCGAGAGAATGATTGA
- a CDS encoding GPI mannosyltransferase 2 yields the protein MGLLNHETNPISSLIAAFTAWKGLLLAIALGASVGPDYDTSTSLFFNIVHGPATPVPALATRLTRWDALYFMHDAVKGKVYEQEWAFGIGLPAVVRGINELFGLEGWDAIIAIAISHVSHIIAVLSLYQLTIVLCNDRKLAYLAAAVHILSPGGLFLSAPYAESTFACLSFVGNLLFALSLKASPDSLRRNISVIGAGLLYGVSCIFRSNGLFGGVLFAVEAIKGLTALLGGFTFSKALRLVAPIIGGLFVAVGFVAPQILAWMRYCNVQDNGEQRPWCTRPLPSIYTFVQKEYWNVGFLRYWTPNQIPLFLLAAPMLTILIKSGTEVMREPSRGLRAMISGTDEQCRVLVRTLAAVQTLLAVLAITNYHVQIISRISSAYPVWYWWVASCLMDRQRQNLGYGIIMFISMYAMIQGGLFASFLPPA from the exons ATGGGTCTCCTTAACCACGAAACAAACCCAATATCTTCTCTAATAGCCGCCTTCACTGCTTGGAAGGGtcttctcctcgccatcgCTCTCGGCGCGTCTGTAGGCCCAGACTACGATACTTCAacatctctcttcttcaacatcgtccATGGCCCAGCAACACCTGTTCCTGCTCTCGCTACTCGTCTGACGAGATGGGACGCGCTGTATTTTATGCATGATGCGGTGAAGGGCAAAGTGTATGAGCAGGAGTGGGCGTTTGGCATTGGACTGCCAGCCGTTGTACGTGGCATTAATGAGTTATTTGGACTTGAGGGCTGGGATGCCATTATTGCGATTGCCATCTCACACGTTTCTCACATTATTGCTGTTCTATCGCTGTACCAGCTCACTATTGTGCTATGCAATGATCGGAAACTTGCATATTTGGCTGCGGCCGTGCATATTCTTTCACCTGGCGGCCTCTTCCTTTCAGCACCGTATGCGGAGAGCACATTTGCATGCTTGTCCTTTGTTGGCAATCTTCTTTTTGCTTTGAGTCTGAAAGCCAGCCCCGACTCGCTGAGGCGCAATATTTCCGTCATTGGAGCAGGGCTGTTATATGGGGTTTCCTGTATCTTTCGAAGCAATGGACTCTTTGGTGGTGTTCTCTTTGCGGTGGAAGCTATCAAAGGCCTCACAGCACTTCTTGGCGGGTTCACCTTCTCCAAAGCTCTAAGGCTAGTTGCACCTATTATTGGCGGGCTGTTCGTTGCAGTTGGTTTTGTTGCGCCTCAGATTCTGGCGTGGATGAGGTATTGCAATGTCCAGGATAATGGAGAACAACGCCCTTGGTGTACACGCCCTCTCCCAAGTATCTACACATTTGTCCAAAAAGAATACTG GAACGTTGGCTTCCTCAGATACTGGACACCCAACCAAattcctctcttcctccttgcaGCTCCCATGCTCACAATTCTCATCAAATCAGGAACAGAGGTCATGCGAGAACCTTCCCGAGGTCTTCGAGCCATGATTTCTGGCACAGACGAACAGTGCAGGGTGCTCGTAAGAACTCTAGCTGCTGTGCAAACTCTTCTCGCCGTCTTGGCTATCACAAACTATCACGTCCAGATCATCAGTCGTATATCATCCGCCTACCCCGTGTGGTATTGGTGGGTCGCTTCATGCCTCATGGATAGGCAAAGACAGAATTTGGGTTATGGGATAATCATGTTTATCAGTATGTATGCCATGATCCAAGGGGGTCTCTTTGCATCCTTTTTGCCGCCTGCCTGA
- a CDS encoding mandelate racemase: protein MGEITITGWKTRDVRFPTSLDGTGSDAMNAAGNYSSAYCILETDSEYTGHGMTFTIGRGNDIVCAAINHVAERLKGRTLSSLVANWGQTWRHLVNDSQLRWIGPEKGVIHLALGAVVNAVWDLWAKTLNKPVWRIVADMSPEEFVSCIDFRYITDAITPEEAVAMLKEQEPTKAKRLEEALNNRAVPAYTTSAGWLGYGEDKMKSLLQETLNAGYRHFKVKVGGDIERDRKRLGIAREVIGYDKGNVLMTDANQVWSVPEAIEYMKQLADFKPWFIEEPTSPDDVLGHKAVRDALKPYGIGVATGEMCQNRVIFKQLLQTGAIDVCQIDACRMGGVNEVLAVLLMAKKFGVPIVPHSGGVGLPEYTQHLSTIDYVVVSGKLSVLEYVDHLHEHFFHPSVIKDGYYTTPVEPGYSVEMKPESMDRFSYPGEKGVSWWTSDEAKVILDGEKI from the exons ATGGGTGAAATCACAATTACCGGCTGGAAGACTCGAGATGTTCGCTTTCCTACTTCTCTCGACGGAACTGGCTCCGATGCCATGAACGCTGCTGGCAACTATTCCTCCGCCTACTGCATCCTCGAGACAGACTCTGAATACACCGGCCACGGAATG ACCTTCACTATCGGCCGTGGAAACGACATCGTCTGCGCTGCCATCAACCACGTCGCCGAGCGTCTCAAGGGCAGGACCCTCTCCTCCCTCGTCGCAAACTGGGGCCAGACATGGCGACATCTCGTCAACGACAGTCAGCTCCGATGGATCGGTCCCGAGAAGGGTGTCATCCACCTGGCTCTCGGTGCCGTCGTCAACGCTGTCTGGGATCTCTGGGCCAAGACCCTCAACAAGCCCGTCTGGCGCATCGTCGCTGACATGAGCCCTGAGGAGTTCGTCAGCTGCATTGACTTCCGTTACATCACCGATGCTATCACCCCCGAGGAGGCTGTCGCTATGCTTAAGGAGCAGGAGCCTACCAAGGCCAAGCGTCTCGAAGAGGCTCTTAACAACCGCGCTGTGCCCGCTTACACAACGAGCGCTGGCTGGCTTGGATACGGGGAGGATAAGATGAAGAGTCTGCTTCAGGAGACTCTCAACGCTGGATACAGACacttcaaggtcaaggtcgGTGGTGACATTGAGCGCGACCGCAAGCGTCTGGGTATTGCTCGTGAAGTCATTGGTTATGACAAGGGCAATGTTCTCATGACAGATGCCAACCAGGTTTGGTCTGTTCCTGAGGCCATTGAGTACATGAAGCAGCTCGCCGACTTCAAGCCTTGGTTCATCGAGGAGCCTACATCCCCCGATGATGTCCTCGGTCACAAGGCCGTTCGCGATGCCCTTAAGCCTTATGGCATTGGTGTCGCTACTGGTGAGATGTGCCAGAACCGTGTTATCTTCAAGCAACTCCTCCAGACCGGTGCCATCGATGTGTGTCAGATCGACGCCTGCCGTATGGGCGGTGTCAACGAGGTCCTTGCTGTCCTCCTCATGGCCAAGAAGTTTGGTGTGCCTATTGTTCCTCACTccggtggtgttggtctTCCTGAGTACACACAGCACCTGAGCACCATCGACTACGTTGTTGTCTCTGGAAAGCTGTCTGTTCTTGAGTATGTGGACCACCTCCACGAGCACTTCTTCCACCCATCTGTTATCAAGGACGGTTACTACACCACCCCTGTGGAGCCTGGATACAGTGTTGAGATGAAGCCTGAGAGCATGGATCGATTTAGCTACCCTGGTGAGAAGGGTGTGAGTTGGTGGACTTCAGATGAGGCCAAGGTTATTCTCGATGGTGAGAAGATTTAA
- a CDS encoding kinetochore protein NDC80: MSQDTGLWSVRRPRETLGGINANSAIPQPGSTMKRSSSNIGGNYPGSHVRSMSGSRQSLAMPRPNQPLFQRSSSGTNLADLGLSSVKRSSFAPKASAFTPNPTTRASTDGDRRSSVYRPRQSTAPPTTHQSFFQTTPAPAGVPRDPRPLKDRSFQARIGQEILEYMVQHNFEMEMKHVLSQNVLKSPTQKDFNYMFQWLYHRIDPSHKFQKNIDQEVPPLLKQMRYPFERSITKSQIAAVGGQNWSTFLGLLHWMMQLAQMLDGYVNCQYDEACMESGIDVSGDRIIFDFLSNGYRDWLAMDEDMGDEEAERVLAPHVQSMAAAFERSNSKYTSELEMLEAENARLLKEIEDLEKSTPDPAVLDNHFKIMEEDKIKFEEYNALAMQRSEKYESRSQVLQEELDKLMEELQEADEERRSLQKAVDAQGISMQDIDRMTAERERLQRGIESAGQRLEEVKKKVTERETEASRKLDELEQMVDRYNTMAYQIALIPSTAANAKGREFELQVMVADSSDFTSTNLKGSSGPSSADRLLVDATTGYQAGHILNLDLRGQIRNSFLSLRKEISDRRAAAMEEMMKDHDLLDGIKEAIEDRRSEVEALNHRVRAAEEEYERTKEVSTAQKMASDAHIEKMEKELSRMRAGLSENVQILEQREINTTIEYEQLVLQANALREELHTEIDRMLNDVIKFKIHVQKNLDDYEGFVADELEKELGSDEMGEETRQMDM, encoded by the exons ATGTCCCAAGATACGGGCCTTTGGAGCGTCCGTAGACCTAGAGAG ACCCTTGGTGGTATTAATGCAAACAGCGCCATTCCGCAGCCTGGTTCGACTATGAAGCGATCCAGCTCCAATATTGGCGGCAATTACCCTGGCAGTCATGTCCGTTCCATGTCGGGATCTAGGCAATCCCTTGCCATGCCGCGACCTAACCAGCCTTTGTTCCAACGCTCGTCATCCGGAACCAACCTTGCCGACCTTGGCCTTTCGTCGGTGAAGCGCTCTTCATTTGCTCCTAAAGCGTCGGCCTTTACACCAAATCCTACAACACGAGCTTCCACTGATGGCGATCGACGCAGCAGCGTGTACCGACCTCGTCAATCTACCGCTCCTCCAACGACGCACCAGAGTTTCTTTCAAACTACACCAGCCCCAGCTGGTGTACCCCGCGACCCGCGACCCCTGAAAGATCGATCTTTTCAAGCTCGTATTGGACAAGAAATTTTGGAATACATGGTTCAACACAACTTCGAAATGGAGATGAAGCATGTTCTTTCGCAAAATGTCCTCAAATCACCGACGCAGAAGGACTTCAACTACATGTTCCAGTGGCTCTATCATCGTATAGACCCCAGCCATAAGTTCCAGAAGAATATCGACCAGGAAGTGCCTCCTCTACTCAAGCAGATGCGATACCCTTTCGAAAGAAGTATCACAAAGAGTCAGATTGCTGCTGTCGGAGGACAGAACTGGAGTACAttccttggccttcttcacTGGATGATGCAACTCGCACAGATGCTCGACGGCTATGTAAACTGCCAATACGATGAGGCTTGTATGGAGAGCGGCATTGACGTTAGTGGCGACCGCATCATCTTTGACTTCCTCAGCAATGGTTACCGGGATTGGTTGGCTATGGACGAGGATATgggtgatgaggaggctgaACGCGTTTTGGCCCCTCATGTTCAATCCATGGCAGCCGCCTTTGAGCGATCAAACTCCAAATACACATCAGAGCTCGAAATGCTAGAAGCTGAAAACGCACGACTTCTCAAGGAAATCGAGGATTTGGAAAAGTCAACACCAGACCCTGCAGTTCTCGATAACCACTTCAAGATTATGGAGGAGGATAAGATCAAGTTTGAGGAGTATAATGCCCTGGCGATGCAAAGGTCCGAGAAGTACGAGAGCCGGTCTCAAGTCCTTCAAGAAGAGCTCGATAAACTCatggaagagcttcaagaggcCGACGAGGAGCGACGAAGCCTACAAAAAGCTGTGGATGCCCAAGGAATCAGCATGCAGGATATTGACCGCATGACTGCAGAGCGGGAGCGATTGCAGCGCGGCATTGAGTCAGCTGGCCAACGACTGGAGGAAGTAAAGAAGAAGGTGACAGAGCGAGAGACTGAGGCGAGCCGAAAACTAGATGAATTGGAGCAAATGGTGGATCGATACAACACAATGGCGTATCAGATTGCACTAATCCCTTCGACGGCAGCCAACGCCAAGGGCAGGGAGTTTGAACTCCAGGTCATGGTGGCCGATAGCTCAGATTTCACTTCTACCAACTTGAAGGGATCATCAGGCCCATCATCTGCGGACCGTCTCCTTGTTGACGCCACCACTGGATACCAAGCAGGCCATATTCTCAACTTGGACCTTCGGGGACAAATCCGAAACAGCTTCCTATCGCTACGCAAGGAAATCTCAGATCGCCGAGCAGCGGCAATGGAAGAAATGATGAAGGATCACGATCTGCTTGATGGCATAAAGGAGGCCATCGAGGACAGGCGCAGTGAAGTGGAGGCACTCAATCACCGTGTTCGAGCAGCAGAAGAGGAGTATGAAAGAACAAAAGAGGTGTCGACAGCACAGAAGATGGCCTCTGACGCACATattgagaagatggagaaagAATTATCGCGTATGCGAGCTGGCTTGTCTGAGAACGTGCAAATTCTGGAGCAGCGTGAGATCAACACAACAATTGA ATACGAGCAACTTGTGCTTCAGGCCAACGCTCTCCGAGAAGAGCTTCACACCGAGATTGATAGAATGCTCAACGAtgtcatcaagttcaagatTCATGTCCAAAAGAACCTTGATGACTACGAGGGCTTTGTAGCAGACGAACTCGAGAAGGAGCTCGGTAGTGACGAGATGGGCGAGGAGACTCGACAGATGGATATGTGA